Proteins from a genomic interval of Diospyros lotus cultivar Yz01 chromosome 6, ASM1463336v1, whole genome shotgun sequence:
- the LOC127804293 gene encoding uncharacterized protein LOC127804293, which yields MEELHKRQLPHSLQVSVAYMKHMDSSDDQSIVVEEEHPSLDIRLQKPKETNHLTFHQSFYEAVQLGSLPDVKKFLEADSSLLTTRFTQLEANVIQVAVLAGQPEIVDELLQRINDPKSLKVKNNYGETTLTLAAAKGEIDIAKKLVSKCDELVGIKNLSGDLPVVQAAHFGHNEMVHYLYSRSEKHLMNTSERAKEAETYEDEGEPYGDSLKVLNVSINTELYGSEKSYNFKLVSEDLNQDSSGHADAQALTLYSSWHNGFRLFKACITTEIYDIASAIFKQDPRQCIKGMKEEKGAALKTLALRDLAEPTGFQYALVTWIHSHIPAWASGHTLVKHVFSWYDKNYKRRIDARQLLTDICRQLSILKLPPTTMPAVLSDPILTAVSMGNVGFIEVVARECPDMLWFEIHGMATFAHVVFEGQDKIYSYLRKNTETHCLLGTIRPDRKGNTILHYAAMLSPAPRLSHFAGPSLQMQGELQWFEEVKKIAPMCEGVVNRDDKTPTQLFTEEHKELKESGEKWMKDMATSCSVVATLIVTIMFATAFSVPGGNQSDTGIPIFLESKYFTIFILSDAFSMFFSCTSALVFLGIHTSLFREEDFLIRLPMTLIAGLFTLFLSIATMMVAFSAAVVLTVRERFVWITLPMLMCAGIPVTIYAVLQIRIFIHIVKLTFPGIFHHPSLAMKWKQMSSTRKLLIW from the exons ATGGAAGAGTTACACAAGAGGCAACTGCCACACAGCCTACAAGTTTCTGTAGCATACATG AAGCACATGGATTCTTCAGATGATCAATCGATAGTGGTTGAGGAAGAGCACCCAAGCTTGGATATACGTCTGCAAAAACCAAAAG AAACTAATCATTTGACCTTCCATCAAAGCTTTTACGAGGCAGTGCAGCTTGGGAGCTTGCCTGACGTTAAGAAATTCCTTGAGGCCGATAGTTCATTGCTAACCACCCGATTTACGCAATTAGAGGCAAATGTCATCCAAGTTGCAGTGCTCGCTGGACAACCTGAGATAGTTGACGAGCTATTACAGCGAATAAACGATCCAAAGTCCCTAAAAGTGAAAAACAACTATGGTGAAACGACTCTTACTCTTGCTGCTGCCAAGGGCGAAATCGACATCGCCAAGAAGTTGGTGTCAAAGTGCGATGAGTTGGTGGGTATCAAGAATCTCAGTGGCGACTTGCCTGTCGTTCAGGCTGCTCACTTTGGCCACAATGAAATGGTTCATTATCTTTACAGTCGATCAGAGAAACATTTGATGAATACAAGCGAGCGAGCAAAAGAGGCCGAAACTTATGAGGATGAGGGTGAACCTTATGGGGATAGTCTCAAGGTTCTTAATGTGTCTATCAATACTGAACTCTATGGTTCTGAGAAGAGCTACAACTTCAAGCTTGTCAGTGAAGATCTGAATCAAGATTCAAGCGGGCATGCTGATGCTCAAGCTCTAACTCTGTATTCAAGTTGGCATAATGGGTTTAGGCTTTTCAAAGCATGCATCACCACTGAAATCTATG ATATTGCTTCAGCTATTTTCAAGCAGGATCCAAGACAATGCATTAAAGGAATGAAGGAGGAGAAAGGTGCAGCACTGAAGACACTAGCCCTAAGAGATTTAGCAGAACCAACTGGATTTCAATACGCATTGGTAACTTGGATCCACTCAC ATATTCCGGCATGGGCTTCAGGCCACACACTTGTAAAACACG TTTTTTCGTGGTACGACAAAAACTACAAACGACGCATCGATGCTCGCCAATTGCTGACCGACATATGCAGACAACTATCAATCCTGAAACTGCCACCGACGACCATGCCGGCGGTGCTAAGCGACCCAATCTTAACGGCTGTTTCAATGGGGAATGTGGGATTCATTGAGGTGGTTGCCAGAGAATGCCCTGATATGCTGTGGTTTGAGATCCACGGCATGGCCACCTTTGCCCATGTGGTTTTCGAAGGCCAAGACAAGATCTACAGCTACTTGCGCAAAAATACTGAAACCCACTGCCTGTTAGGAACCATACGGCCTGACCGCAAGGGTAACACCATCCTTCATTACGCCGCAATGTTATCGCCGGCCCCTCGGCTTAGCCACTTTGCGGGTCCATCCCTTCAAATGCAAGGAGAGTTACAATGGTTTGAG GAGGTGAAGAAGATTGCGCCCATGTGTGAAGGAGTAGTGAACAGGGACGACAAAACTCCAACACAATTATTCACGGAAGAACACAAGGAGCTCAAGGAGAGTGGGGAGAAATGGATGAAGGATATGGCAACGTCTTGCTCGGTGGTGGCGACGTTAATTGTCACCATAATGTTTGCGACAGCATTTTCTGTTCCGGGTGGCAATCAATCCGACACCGGCATTCCCATATTCTTGGAGTCAAAATACTTCACCATTTTCATATTGTCAGATGCATTCTCAATGTTCTTTTCCTGCACTTCAGCTTTGGTATTCTTGGGAATTCATACTTCACTTTTTCGAGAAGAGGATTTCCTCATCCGCTTGCCCATGACCTTGATAGCCGGCCTTTTCACTCTCTTCCTATCCATAGCAACAATGATGGTAGCTTTCAGTGCTGCCGTTGTGTTGACGGTGCGTGAGCGCTTTGTGTGGATCACCTTGCCCATGCTGATGTGTGCTGGCATTCCTGTCACCATTTATGCTGTACTCCAGATCCGGATCTTCATTCACATTGTGAAGTTGACCTTTCCTGGCATCTTTCACCACCCAAGTCTAGCGATGAAGTGGAAGCAGAT GTCAAGCACTAGGAAACTGCTTATTTGGTGA